In Sebastes fasciatus isolate fSebFas1 chromosome 15, fSebFas1.pri, whole genome shotgun sequence, a genomic segment contains:
- the odf3l2a gene encoding outer dense fiber protein 3-like protein 2a, translated as MQEVMKKRPIISARERGPGPGRYALPPTVGYINHDFTKPSSPAYSFHGRMSSTMVSVDSSPGPRYHIDAKVTRFGRMETPSYSILGRGRRTMNNRAELYQTPGPGAYSPEKAPPLNAHHRPPCYTIGSRSRYRSMDAVPAPNSYNLPNLLGCQVPNKPSSASYSFSGRRKVGSPSEDLSMSPGPAKYDTINPDIYHQRQPSFSMQQRTKRLNYSSAIPGPGSYSPEKFHVHLPRPPSFTLGVRHSEFVTPLVVDVID; from the exons ATGCAGGAGGTGATGAAGAAACGGCCGATAATCTCTGCTAGAGAAAGAG GCCCTGGCCCCGGACGCTACGCTCTGCCCCCTACAGTCGGATACATCAACCATGACTTCACCAAGCCCAGCAGCCCGGCGTACTCCTTTCACGGCCGCATGAGCAGCACCA TGGTCTCTGTGGACTCCAGTCCAGGACCGAGGTACCACATTGATGCCAAGGTCACCCGGTTTGGCCGGATGGAAACTCCCTCCTACTCCATTTTGGGCAGAGGAAGACGCACAATGAATAATAGAG CTGAGCTGTACCAGACTCCAGGGCCGGGGGCCTACAGCCCAGAGAAGGCTCCACCTCTCAACGCTCACCACAGACCACCGTGCTACACCATCGGCTCTCGCTCCAGATACCGCTCCATGGATGCCGTACCAGCACCCAACAG CTATAATCTTCCTAATCTACTGGGCTGCCAGGTTCCCAATAAACCCTCCAGTGCCAGCTACAGCTTCTCAGGCCGGAGGAAGGTCGGATCTCCCTCCGAAGACCTCTCCATGAGCCCCGGACCAGCAAAATACGACACCATCAACCCGGACATTTACCACCAGCGCCAGCCCTCCTTCTCCATGCAGCAACGGACTAAGAGGCTTAATTATTCCTCTGCTATTCCCGGCCCCGGCTCCTACAGCCCAGAGAAGTTTCACGTGCATCTCCCCAGACCGCCGTCTTTCACGCTGGGCGTCAGACACTCAGAGTTTGTCACCCCACTGGTGGTGGATGTCATTGACTGA
- the crlf1a gene encoding cytokine receptor-like factor 1a isoform X2: protein MRALLDICCLFLLLLLHTPGVLSLSTHVAVIYPQDPVLRMGSNLTASCWVHPDLGVHASSLFWTLNGQQLPSSLYKVLSPTNLSVTLAGLNASRQTSGDNLVCHNHKGHILAGSCLYVGMPPEKPVNLTCWSRNTKDLTCSWAPGGRGETNISTQYTLKYKLRWYGKEKECEDYTHTQPYYCSITRDLHLFTPYEIWVEASNQLGRATSDVITLDILDVVTTDPPAGVTVSRVGQLEDQLSVRWEAPPALKDFLFQAKYQIRYRLEDSQDWKVMDDVGNQTSCRLAGLRPGTVYFVQVRCNPVGIYGSRKAGIWSEWSHPTAASTPHSERLMSGSCDSKSSGDSNSTLRRELKQFFGWVRKHAYGCSSMSMKLYDQWRVLMQKSHKTRNQVGSPRG from the exons TGTAGCAGTAATCTACCCCCAGGACCCCGTCCTCCGCATGGGGTCCAACCTGACCGCCAGCTGCTGGGTCCACCCCGACCTCGGCGTCCACGCCAGCTCTCTGTTCTGGACGCTCAACGGTCAGCAGCTGCCCAGCTCGCTGTACAAAGTGCTGAGCCCGACCAACCTCAGCGTGACGCTGGCCGGACTCAACGCCTCCCGGCAGACGTCCGGCGACAACTTGGTCTGTCACAACCACAAGGGACACATCCTGGCCGGCTCCTGCCTCTACGTCGGCA TGCCTCCAGAGAAGCCGGTCAATCTGACCTGCTGGTCCAGGAACACCAAAGACCTGACATGCAGCTGGGCCccgggaggaagaggagagactaACATCAGCACACAGTACACGCTCAAGTACAAACTCAG GTGGTACGGCAAAGAGAAGGAGTGTGAGGATTACACTCATACGCAGCCTTACTACTGCAGCATCACACGGGACCTGCACCTCTTCACGCCCTACGAGATCTGGGTGGAGGCCTCCAACCAGCTGGGCCGGGCCACCTCCGACGTCATCACCCTCGACATCCTAGACGTGG tgACCACGGACCCTCCAGCAGGGGTGACAGTCAGTCGCGTCGGGCAGCTGGAGGACCAGCTGAGTGTTCGCTGGGAGGCGCCGCCTGCTCTCAAAGACTTCCTGTTTCAGGCCAAATACCAGATCCGCTACAGACTGGAGGACAGCCAAGACTGGAAG GTGATGGATGACGTTGGGAATCAGACATCTTGTAGATTGGCTGGATTGAGACCTGGAACAGTGTATTTTGTCCAG GTTCGCTGTAACCCCGTGGGCATCTACGGCTCTCGCAAAGCTGGGATCTGGAGCGAGTGGAGCCATCCTACTGCTGCATCCACACCCCACAGTG AGCGGTTGATGTCGGGCTCCTGTGACTCAAAGTCCAGCGGGGATTCCAACTCCACCCTTCGCAGGGAGCTGAAGCAGTTCTTCGGCTGGGTGCGGAAACACGCCTACGGCTGCAGCAGCATGTCCATGAAGCTGTACGACCAGTGGAGGGTGCTGATGCAGAAATCCCACAAAACTCGCAACCAGGTAG GTTCTCCAAGGGGATAA
- the LOC141783647 gene encoding rab GTPase-activating protein 1-like, whose translation MMEEMSMIMAYDAQLMEQMTEEEILACLVPTEEVTLKESRLQIMDDEEEPSERYQRENHRLQQASLRLEQENDNLANRLIISKVALRNALDKAEDRVDELTKDLFQTRHQLQATEDEKREKEEEAAVSKEVFRRELQKTEEEVRRQSGVIAEYKQICSEMTKRLERQQAAHREELDSLHDKVRACSRCRRTIESFEPSTPTSPTTAAATGIRWTIEPVWEEDDEGLKKAEQAEKNDLEKESLKAQITELEQELAQTKLQMVEAKCKIQELEHQKGILTNDLQDAKNTWISKAFTSLQTSGSGGGLNSISIPARGAPALSWNLHRASFSEWKAKMPSWPHRDHREEDGGL comes from the exons GTCCCAACGGAGGAAGTTACACTAAAGGAAAGCCGGCTTCAAATAATGGATGATGAAGAAGAGCCTTCGGAGAGATACCAG AGGGAGAACCATCGGCTGCAGCAGGCCAGCCTCCGTCTGGAGCAGGAGAACGACAACCTCGCCAACAGACTGATCATCAGCAAGGTCGCCTTGAGGAACGCTCTGGACAAG GCGGAGGACCGAGTGGATGAACTCACCAAAGACCTTTTTCAGACCAGACATCAACTGCAGGCTACAGAAGacgaaaagagagagaaagaggaggaagctgCAGTG TCGAAGGAAGTGTTTCGGAGAGAGCTGCAGAAGACTGAGGAGGAAGTCAGAAGGCAGTCGGGCGTCATTGCGGAATACAAACAG atctgctcagagATGACAAAACGTCTGGAGAGGCAGCAGGCCGCCCACAGAGAAGAGTTAGATTCACTCCAT GATAAAGTGAGGGCTTGCTCACGCTGTCGACGCACCATAGAATCATTTGAACCATCAACTCCAACGTctccaacaacagcagcagcgacAGGAATCCGCTGGACGATTGAACCGGTCTGGGAAGAGGACGACGAAGGTCTCAAAAAGGCAGAGCAGGCGGAAAAAAACGACCTGGAGAAGGAGTCCCTCAAGGCCCAGATCACGGAGCTGGAACAGGAGTTGGCCCAGACCAAACTCCAGATGGTGGAGGCCAAGTGCAAGATCCAG GAGCTGGAGCACCAGAAAGGAATCCTGACCAACGACCTCCAGGATGCAAAGAACACCTGGATCAGTAAGGCCTTCACCTCGCTGCAGACCTCCGGCAGCGGAGGGGGTCTTAACAGTATTAGCATACCTGCACGTGGAGCTCCCGCACTGAGCTGGAATCTCCACCGTGCCTCCTTCTCTGAATGGAAGGCCAAGATGCCGTCGTGGCCTCACAGAGACCACCGAGAAGAAGACGGTGGTCTCTGA
- the crlf1a gene encoding cytokine receptor-like factor 1a isoform X1, which yields MRALLDICCLFLLLLLHTPGVLSLSTHVAVIYPQDPVLRMGSNLTASCWVHPDLGVHASSLFWTLNGQQLPSSLYKVLSPTNLSVTLAGLNASRQTSGDNLVCHNHKGHILAGSCLYVGMPPEKPVNLTCWSRNTKDLTCSWAPGGRGETNISTQYTLKYKLRWYGKEKECEDYTHTQPYYCSITRDLHLFTPYEIWVEASNQLGRATSDVITLDILDVVTTDPPAGVTVSRVGQLEDQLSVRWEAPPALKDFLFQAKYQIRYRLEDSQDWKVMDDVGNQTSCRLAGLRPGTVYFVQVRCNPVGIYGSRKAGIWSEWSHPTAASTPHSERLMSGSCDSKSSGDSNSTLRRELKQFFGWVRKHAYGCSSMSMKLYDQWRVLMQKSHKTRNQVLQGDKS from the exons TGTAGCAGTAATCTACCCCCAGGACCCCGTCCTCCGCATGGGGTCCAACCTGACCGCCAGCTGCTGGGTCCACCCCGACCTCGGCGTCCACGCCAGCTCTCTGTTCTGGACGCTCAACGGTCAGCAGCTGCCCAGCTCGCTGTACAAAGTGCTGAGCCCGACCAACCTCAGCGTGACGCTGGCCGGACTCAACGCCTCCCGGCAGACGTCCGGCGACAACTTGGTCTGTCACAACCACAAGGGACACATCCTGGCCGGCTCCTGCCTCTACGTCGGCA TGCCTCCAGAGAAGCCGGTCAATCTGACCTGCTGGTCCAGGAACACCAAAGACCTGACATGCAGCTGGGCCccgggaggaagaggagagactaACATCAGCACACAGTACACGCTCAAGTACAAACTCAG GTGGTACGGCAAAGAGAAGGAGTGTGAGGATTACACTCATACGCAGCCTTACTACTGCAGCATCACACGGGACCTGCACCTCTTCACGCCCTACGAGATCTGGGTGGAGGCCTCCAACCAGCTGGGCCGGGCCACCTCCGACGTCATCACCCTCGACATCCTAGACGTGG tgACCACGGACCCTCCAGCAGGGGTGACAGTCAGTCGCGTCGGGCAGCTGGAGGACCAGCTGAGTGTTCGCTGGGAGGCGCCGCCTGCTCTCAAAGACTTCCTGTTTCAGGCCAAATACCAGATCCGCTACAGACTGGAGGACAGCCAAGACTGGAAG GTGATGGATGACGTTGGGAATCAGACATCTTGTAGATTGGCTGGATTGAGACCTGGAACAGTGTATTTTGTCCAG GTTCGCTGTAACCCCGTGGGCATCTACGGCTCTCGCAAAGCTGGGATCTGGAGCGAGTGGAGCCATCCTACTGCTGCATCCACACCCCACAGTG AGCGGTTGATGTCGGGCTCCTGTGACTCAAAGTCCAGCGGGGATTCCAACTCCACCCTTCGCAGGGAGCTGAAGCAGTTCTTCGGCTGGGTGCGGAAACACGCCTACGGCTGCAGCAGCATGTCCATGAAGCTGTACGACCAGTGGAGGGTGCTGATGCAGAAATCCCACAAAACTCGCAACCAG GTTCTCCAAGGGGATAAATCGTAG
- the ebi3 gene encoding interleukin-27 subunit beta yields MAAMVGSVRVTVTLLMCVLGGQALDLLRVTATSGNPPATPTVHCRCASYPNVTLCSWPEPSQSPPTHYVATYSERHRQPVTKQCHLIQPDSASSNLTSAPSPSSERLWHCNLPNLKLLTNYIINVTAVYSGGSSSHLSSFMLEDIVKPDPPENVRVSPHDTRNLLLVEWSPPSTWANLDIFPLKYQILYQWEHKGTPKSVNLGPFETTKVELKVLTPGRTYTFQVCAKELLGLGECSDWSSPANITIPGTKL; encoded by the exons ATGGCTGCGATGGTTGGCAGTGTGCGCGTCACTGTGACTCTCCTCATGTGTGTTCTCGGAGGCCAAGCGCTCGACCTGCTGAGGGTGACGGCAACATCAGGGA ATCCTCCCGCCACTCCCACAGTGCATTGCAGGTGTGCAAGCTACCCAAACGTGACTCTTTGCTCCTGGCCTGAACCCTCTCAGTCCCCGCCAACACACTACGTTGCCACCTACAG tgagagacacagacagcCGGTCACCAAGCAGTGCCATCTCATCCAGCCCGACTCTGCATCTTCGAATCTGACCTCAGCACCGTCACCATCATCTGAGCGG CTGTGGCACTGCAACCTGCCCAACCTGAAGCTCCTCACCAACTACATCATCAACGTCACGGCCGTTTATTCTGGAGGAAGCAGCTCCCATCTGTCCAGTTTCATGTTGGAGGATATAG TGAAACCAGATCCTCCCGAAAACGTCCGGGTTTCCCCTCATGATACCAGAAACCTGTTGTTGGTGGAGTGGTCTCCTCCCTCTACCTGGGCTAACCTAGACATCTTCCCCCTAAAATACCAGATCCTGTACCAGTGGGAACACAAGGGCACCCCAAAGTCTGTCAAT CTGGGTCCATTTGAGACCACCAAGGTTGAGCTGAAGGTGCTGACCCCAGGGAGGACCTACACGTTCCAGGTGTGTGCTAAGGAGCTGCTGGGTCTGGGCGAATGCAGCGACTGGAGCTCACCTGCAAATATCACCATACCAGGAACGAAACTGTAG